Part of the Ctenopharyngodon idella isolate HZGC_01 chromosome 24, HZGC01, whole genome shotgun sequence genome, gacttctgtaacgtgaggcagctagcagacggtcggtttagccagtctgtctgctttctgacctgggccccagtttgtcatgtttcagttctaagactatgtgccatattactagagagaagagcagcaccatcccgggagggatgaataccatctctttttaacaggtcaggtctgccccaaaaacttttccaattatctatgaaacctatattattttgcggacaccacttagacagccagccattgagtgatgataatctgctaactatctcatcactccgacgaacaggaagggggccagagcaaattacttctcctgacattgtacttgcgagttcacacacctctttaatgttaattttagtgatctccgactggcgaagtcgaacatcattagtgccgacgtgaataataatcttagagtatttacgattagcattagccagcacttttaaatttgctttgatgtcaggtgctctggctcccggcaaacatgtgactatggtggctggtgtctctattttcacgttccgtgtaatagaatcgccaataactagggcactttcaacaggattctcagtgggtgtatcactgagtggggagaacctgtttgatgttcttattggaacggaagagtggtgttttccgcggctaggccgcctcaccgttacccaagtgccctgctgcgcgggctctacagccggaaccgaacaatgtacagagttcactaagctagtcgcatccaaaacagtatctgaagcccttgcattcttactatcctcgattaaagtttggatgcgtgtctctaattctgagattctctctgtcagcctgactatttccctacatttatgacatgtaaatccctcgtcgctgacagagagagctatggtaaacatgtggcaaatggaacaggtagcaatgctgggagaggattgCTACCTGCAGACTGCATCACAGATGTGGTGTTTACTACTAGTCTTGCCTTTTCTGTTGGGTGATTTAATTGATCCAAAGAGCCCACATTGGCATCTTTTCCTGTTGTTGCGTGAAATATGTGGCATCATTTTTGCACCTGTTGTGTCAAAAGGGCTTGCAGCTTATcttaaataactaataatagATCAACATACACAGTTCAAGCTTCTTTATCCTGGTAGGAATCTAATTCCTAAACATCATTATATGACACATTATTCGAGTATTATGACTTTATTTGGACCTCTTTCCAAGTTGTGGTTTATGAGGTTTGAAGCCAAACATCACCCTCTTAAGCGACATGCCCAAGTAGTATGCAACTTTcgaaatatttcaaaaacgctgGCTCATAAACATCAGATTCAGCAAATGTACCACTGGAAATTGAGCTCACCACTCAATTTTGAAA contains:
- the LOC127507822 gene encoding uncharacterized protein LOC127507822, which encodes MFTIALSVSDEGFTCHKCREIVRLTERISELETRIQTLIEDSKNARASDTVLDATSLVNSVHCSVPAVEPAQQGTWVTVRRPSRGKHHSSVPIRTSNRFSPLSDTPTENPVESALVIGDSITRNVKIETPATIVTCLPGARAPDIKANLKVLANANRKYSKIIIHVGTNDVRLRQSEITKINIKEVCELASTMSGEVICSGPLPVRRSDEIVSRLSSLNGWLSKWCPQNNIGFIDNWKSFWGRPDLLKRDGIHPSRDGAALLSSNMAHSLRTET